In the Flavobacteriales bacterium genome, GACGTGCACCAGCCAGTTGTCCGTCACCACCCAGAGCTTGGGGATCAGCCGGCCGGCCAGAGCGAAGGAATAGGTCGGCAGCAGCTCCCAACCATCCCATTCGTGGTATCGCACACCTGCTGAGAACGTGCCGTGGAACAGCTCCATGCCAATGGTCAGAAGGCCCTGGCCTGCGAAGAGCCCCTGCCTGACGCCCTCATCGCGGTGCCGATCGAACGGGGCCGTGATCCCGTACGGTGTGTTGCTGTAAAGCCCGGCAGCGCCGAGATGCAGCTGCGGTGTGATGGACCAGCCGGTCCGGGCACCGACCACCACGCCGGGCGCGTTCCGTGAGTACGAGAGGAGCGAAACCACCTCCAAGCCCCCGAACAGCTCCAGGTGATCGACGGGCGACACGTGCACGGACTGGATGGCCAGGTAGGTGTTCCGATAGAAGTGCTCGCCGCGCCGCACGGGCAAGGCGGAGGGGGCCAGCGTATACCGGGACGCATGCCGGTCGCGGAACCAGCGCAGACCGTCCGGGTCACGCCTCCGTGCCGCCCGGCGCACCGCAGGGGCCTCCGCAGCGGATGCCGGCCGGGAAGGTGCCGGGACGGGTCCATCGATCCGCTCCATGCGCACCACACGATCCAGCGGGACCTCCACGATTCCGAAGGCTTCCGTGCGGACACGGATCGCTCCCGGACCGGGATCCATCAGTTCACCCAGGATCAGCGACCCATCGTCGAGCTCGATGCGATGAACGTAACGGGTGGTATCCGGTTGAGCGAAACACACCAGCGAGCAGGCCATCGCGAAGCCGAGCAGTCCCTGCCGCCACCAGGTGACCGGCGACCATCGGCGGTGCGCCGCATCCGGGACGACCGGCCGCGCGGCCCGGGTCATCCCGGATACGGGAACGGTCGGTGCCATCGGTTGAGGGCGGAAGTCCACATTCAAAAGTAGGTACCTTTCACCGCCTCGGACCACGGTGTCCGCAGGGGTTCCCGCACTCCGCTCATGAAGCGTCTCCGCCGCGTTCACGCCGTTCGGGCCCTCCTTGCTCTGCTGCCCCTGGCCTGCGGTTCGACGCAGCCGGCCATGGACGCGCTGAGCCCGGAGTACTATGAGCCACGCACGGTGCAGTACCGGGACGAGGTCTTCGACCCCTTGATCCGGACGGTGCAGTGCTTCAAAGGGGGCTTCGAGCTGGCCGCACCGGTGATCGAGCTGGGCAGCACGGAGTTCGTGGAGCTGCGCTTCGATGACCTGCGCACCACCACGCTCGACCTGTCCTACACGATCGAGCATTGCAATGCCGACTGGACGCCCAGCGACTTGGCCAAGGGGCAGTACATCGACGGAGCCTTCATCGATCTGGTGCGGGCACCGCGGATGAGCTTCAACACCCTGCAACCCTTCTTCCACTACAGCCTGCAGGTACCGAACCCCATGATGCGGCCGACGCGATCGGGCAACTACATCCTGAAGGTGTTCCAAAGCGACGACGAGACCGCCGTGATGGTGACCCGCCGCTTCCTGGTGGTGGAGAAGGTGATCGGCATCGATGCGCGCGTGATGGCCAGCCGGGATGTGCAGGTGCGTGACGTCGCGCAGCAGGTGGACATCACCGTGCGGACCAACGACCTGACGGTGATCGATCCCTTCGGCGACATCAAGGTGGCCGTGTTGCAGAACCTCAACTGGAACGATGTACGCACCGGATTGAAACCCCGCTTTATCCGCAACGACGAGCTCATCTACGACCACCCGCCGGAAGCTCAGTTCATGGGGGGCAACGAGTACCGCAACTTCGAGATCAAGAACCTCCGCTATCCATCCCTCCGTGTGGCGAGCGTCCGCACGGGCCAGCAGCTGATGGAGGCGGTGCTGTCCGACGATCCGTCGCGCCACATCCGGGTGTACCTCGAGCAGCCCGACGTGAACGGCCGCTTCCTCATCCGCAACGACGATGTGGACGGCGACCCCACGGGGGCCGATTATGTGAACGTGGTGTTCAGCCTGCCGATGGATGCGCCCCTGCCAGGAGGGGACGTGTACGTGGTCGGCGGATTCTGCGACCTCCTCTGCCGCAAGGAATACCGGATGCAGTACGTGCCCGACAGGAAGCGATACATGCTGGTGGCGCCGCTGAAGCAGGGCTTCTACGACTACCAGTTCGCCTGGCTTCCGCATGGCGCGCATCTGCCCGACCTCACCAGGCTGGAGGGCAGCCACTTCCAGACGGAGAACGACTACCTCGTGCTGGTGTACCTGCGGGATCACCAGCAGCGCTGCGACCGGTTGGTCGGGGCACGCTTCGTGAACAGCCGCAGGGGGTGAGCCTCAGGGCACCATGATCCGGCGGACCCCAATGCCGTCGACCTGAACAAGGATCGCACCCGTGAAAGCCGGTAACAGGACCGTCGTCCGCAGCCGGCCTGCATCCAGCAGCCTGCCGGTCACATCCAACAGGCGGTAGGCGGTCGCCTCCAAGGGCAGGCCCTGGAACCACAGGGAACGACCATCCTCGTTGAGGGATACCGTGAAGGCATCGGATGGGGAAGGCCCGGGCACGGCCGTGGCGCAGTCGGCCAGGTCGAAGAGGATCACCTGGTCGTTCCCACCGCTCGGGATGCAGATCCGGTCGTGCACGGTATCGAAGTCGATGTCGGCCGGCTGGCTCAGGCCTGGCACCATGAGGTCCTCGAACTGCGGCGACACGACGCCCCATTCGAAGCGGGAGATCCGGTTCGGGCTCCAGGACGAGATCACCACCAGCCCATGGCATTCGAGCGTGATGCCGTCAATGCTGCCCACGCCGGTGCTGACGGTGCCGGTGATGGCGGCGGTGGCGCGGTCGTAGCCTCGGACGATGGCCCCGGGCCCCCAATAGGCCACCAGCAGCGCGTCGCTCACCGGTTCGTACACGATGCCGTTCGGCGTGCCGCCCGTGCTGGCCACCCAGGTGATGAAGCTCATTGTGGACGGTTCCACCCGGAGGATCTGCTGCCCGCTGAAGTCGGTGACATAGAGGAAGTGCCCGTCCGTGGTGATCCCGTTCAGGAACCCGCCTCCCGTGTTCAGGTCGAAGACCTGCGAACCATCGCTCAACAGGTAGCCCTTCACCCGCCCTCCGCTGCAGGCATACAGGGTATCACCCAGGATCTCAAGTCCGTACGGGTCGGGGCTCACGCTGGCAAAGGGGGTGACGGTACCGGCCTGGTCCCGTTGTTTGATGGTGCCATCGCCCAGGTTGCTCACGAAATAGCGGTCACCGATGGGGTCATGTTCCACGCTCTCCGGGTCGGTGTACTGGGCGCTGAGGGACATGGAAAGGCCGAGCACGGGACCGAGCAGAAGGGGACGGGGGATCATGTGGCCAAGCTACCGGATCCCCGGAGATGCACCGGAAGCGCCTCCGGGCGCGTTATCCTTGCACCCAGATGCCCACCACGGTCACCAACGGGATCCGCGTCAGCGTGAAGGTGCGCTTCGCCGAGGAGCTCAGCGATCCGAAGCTGGGCCGGTTCCTGTTCGCCTACCGCATCACGATCGCCAACGAAGGCCAGCACACCGTCCAGTTGCTGCGCCGCCGCTGGACCATCTGGGACAGCCTGGGGCCGGTGCGCCAGGTGGAGGGGCCCGGCGTGGTCGGCGAACAGCCGGTGCTCGCCCCCGGCGGACGCTTCACATACACGAGCCAGTGCGACCTGCGCAGCGGCCTGGGCCGCATGGTGGGCACGTACACGATGGGGGATCGCGACAGTGGGGAACGCTTCAGCGTGGAGGTGCCGGAATTCGTGCTCCGCTATCCGTTCCTGGCCAATTGAAGGGCGGTCGTCCGGGGCACCTACCTTAGCGCCCGTTCATCCTCATCGCATGGTCAGGCCCATCCTTCGCATCCTCGTCCCGCTCCTGATGGCGGTGTCGCTGGTGGTGCTGCCGGGCTCCATCCAGGCCGCGGACCGGATGCTGGCGGAACAGCACATGGACAGCGGACAGCTGCCCGCCGCCGAGGAGGAGGTCGGACATGCCGGTGCGGCCGCGCTGCTGGCGGGCGGTCCATCGGACAACCCGCCGGATCGGATCATCGCATTGCTGGGCCGGCATGCGGTGGGCGAACTTCCCGAAGGGATGCGCCGCATCCACGTACCACCGCCCAAGGGATGGTGAGCTGACGGCGCGGAACGCGCCTGCCCCGGGCCCACGAGGCCCAGTCCGTCCGGTCCCTCACATCCCTGAATCCACGCTCCGTCCATGGGAGGCTCCCTCTTCCGTCATCTCCGTTCCGATCTGCCCGCCTCGCTGGTGGTCTTTCTCGTCGCCCTGCCCCTTTGCCTGGGCATCGCGGTGGCCTCAGGCGCACCTCCGGTCTCGGGCATCATCGCCGGGGTCATCGGCGGCATCCTTGTAGGCGCCGCGAGCGGTTCGCCGCTTGGTGTCTCCGGGCCGGCCGCGGGGCTGACGGCCATTGTGGCCGCCGGCATCGCCGACCTCGGCAGCTTCGAAGCCCTCTTGGGCGCGGTCGTGCTGGCCGGCGTGATCCAGGTCGCCCTCGGGTTCGCCCGCGCCGGCATCATCGCCTACTACTTCCCCAGTGCGGTGATCAAGGGCATGCTCGCCGGCATCGGCATCATCATCATCCTCAAGCAGATCCCGCACGCCGTGGGCGATGACAAGGATTACATGGGGGATGAGAGCTTCGATCAACCCGACAAGCTGAACACCTTCGAGGAACTGTGGTATGCCGTGAACAACCCGACGCTCGGAGCCGTGCTCATCACCGTGGCCTGCCTGCTGTTGATGCTGCTGTGGGAGCGGCCGTTCATCCAGCGGAACAACTGGTTGCGCTACATCCCAGGTCCGCTGCTGGCCGTGGCGCTGGGTGTGTTGATGGCCCTGGGCTTCTCGGGCGCTCCAACGCTGGCCATCGGTCCGGAGCACTACGTACCCCTGCCGGACCTGACCGACCTAGGTTCCTATGCATTCCCCTCCTTCACGCTCATCGGCACCGGGACGTTCTGGACCGTGGCGCTCACCATCGCCGTGGTGGCCAGCATCGAGACCCTGCTCTGCGTGGAGGCCACCGACAAACTGGACCCGCACAAGCGGATCACCCCGGCCAACCGCGAGCTCTTCGCCCAGGGCGCGGGCAATGTCGTCAGCGGCCTGCTGGGCGGGCTGCCCCTCACGCAGGTGATCGTGCGCAGCTCGGCGAACATCCAGAGCGGGGGGCGGACGAAGCTCTCCAGCATCATGCACGGGCTGTGGCTGCTCGTGGCGGTGTTCTCCATCGCGGGCCTGCTGCGCATGGTGCCGTTGGCGAGCCTGGCGGCCGTGCTGCTGCTGGTGGGCTACAAGCTGGCGAAGCCCTCCCTGTTCCGATCCATGTGGTCGCAGGGCCTGCCTCAGTTCGTTCCCTTCGTGGTGACGGTGGGCTTCATGGCCGTCACCAACGACCTGTTGCGCGGTGTGGCCCTGGGCCTTGCGATGGCCTTCGTGCACATCCTGTGGAAGAACTTCAAGGTCCCGTTCCACTACGACCCGAACCGCTACAAACCGGGCATGCCCATCTACATCGAGCTCAGCGAGGACGTCACCTTCCTGAACAAGGCGGGGATCAAGCGCACCTTGCACGAGATCCCCGAAGGTGCGCGTGTGGTGATCGACGGCGGACGCTCCATGGACCTCGATCCGGACGTGCGCGAGATCATCTACGACTTCGCCGGCACGTGCGCGGAACGGAAGATCCGCCTCCAGCTCATGAACATGCCCGCCCCACCGGGTGAGGCGCAGCGACCCGCGCCCACCATGCTCGCCACGACCAGACCATAATCCCATACCATGGACAGCTATCACAAGCTCCTGTTGAACAACAAGGCCTGGGCCGAGAACACGGTGGCCCAGGACGCCGAGTTCTTCCATCGCCTCGAGAAGCTCCAGCGACCGGAGTTCCTCTGGATCGGCTGCAGCGACAGCCGCGTGCCCGCCAACGAGATCACCGGCACCCAACCCGGGGAGATCTTCGTGCACCGCAACATCGCCAACCTGGTGGTGCACACGGACCTCAACCTCCTGAGCGTGCTCCAGTACGCCGTGGAGTACCTGAAGGTGAAGCACGTCATCGTCTGCGGCCACTACGGTTGCGGTGGTGTGCACGCGGCCATGACCCATCAGAGCCTCGGCCTGATCAACAAATGGCTGCGCAACATCAAGGACGTGTATCGCTTGCACAAGGCCGAGGTGGACGCGCAACCCACGGAACAGGCCCGGTTGGACCGCATGGTCGAGCTCAACGTGCAGGAGCAGGTGATGGACCTGGTGAAGACCAGCATCATCCAGAAAGCCTGGAAGGACCGTGGCGGCCCCCATCTGCACGGCTGGGTGTACAGCCTGCATGACGGCATCGTGAAGCCGATCTGCGATGTCCCCGCGGGTACGCCCGTGGACGACATCTACCGGTTCGACAACCTGGAGTAAGGCGGTTCATTCCCCCTGCCCGAGGGAGAAGCCGCGCACGTGGTCGAAGAGGTACAGGTTCTCGGTCTTGATCACGTCCACGCCCGCCTCGGTGAGCAGGTGCAGCAATTGCACCACCTGCCGCTGGCCGATGGGCATGTACGTCGCCTTGCTGTCATCGATGGCCACATCGGGCCCCACGAAGCGGCAGCGCCAGTGGTCGGTGCAGAAGGTCTCGGGGAAGCCCTCGGGCCAGACCTTCACGCCGCGGTTGGTGATGAGCTTGAGCTTCAACATCCCGTGCGAGGCCTTCTGCAGGCGGGCCGCCAGCTCGTCGGGCGCGCTCGTCGGGTCGCACACGAACACATCCACGCCGCAGAGCTCACGCTTCACCGCGGGACGGTC is a window encoding:
- a CDS encoding carbonic anhydrase, which produces MDSYHKLLLNNKAWAENTVAQDAEFFHRLEKLQRPEFLWIGCSDSRVPANEITGTQPGEIFVHRNIANLVVHTDLNLLSVLQYAVEYLKVKHVIVCGHYGCGGVHAAMTHQSLGLINKWLRNIKDVYRLHKAEVDAQPTEQARLDRMVELNVQEQVMDLVKTSIIQKAWKDRGGPHLHGWVYSLHDGIVKPICDVPAGTPVDDIYRFDNLE
- the apaG gene encoding Co2+/Mg2+ efflux protein ApaG, producing MPTTVTNGIRVSVKVRFAEELSDPKLGRFLFAYRITIANEGQHTVQLLRRRWTIWDSLGPVRQVEGPGVVGEQPVLAPGGRFTYTSQCDLRSGLGRMVGTYTMGDRDSGERFSVEVPEFVLRYPFLAN
- a CDS encoding DUF5103 domain-containing protein translates to MKRLRRVHAVRALLALLPLACGSTQPAMDALSPEYYEPRTVQYRDEVFDPLIRTVQCFKGGFELAAPVIELGSTEFVELRFDDLRTTTLDLSYTIEHCNADWTPSDLAKGQYIDGAFIDLVRAPRMSFNTLQPFFHYSLQVPNPMMRPTRSGNYILKVFQSDDETAVMVTRRFLVVEKVIGIDARVMASRDVQVRDVAQQVDITVRTNDLTVIDPFGDIKVAVLQNLNWNDVRTGLKPRFIRNDELIYDHPPEAQFMGGNEYRNFEIKNLRYPSLRVASVRTGQQLMEAVLSDDPSRHIRVYLEQPDVNGRFLIRNDDVDGDPTGADYVNVVFSLPMDAPLPGGDVYVVGGFCDLLCRKEYRMQYVPDRKRYMLVAPLKQGFYDYQFAWLPHGAHLPDLTRLEGSHFQTENDYLVLVYLRDHQQRCDRLVGARFVNSRRG
- a CDS encoding SulP family inorganic anion transporter, yielding MGGSLFRHLRSDLPASLVVFLVALPLCLGIAVASGAPPVSGIIAGVIGGILVGAASGSPLGVSGPAAGLTAIVAAGIADLGSFEALLGAVVLAGVIQVALGFARAGIIAYYFPSAVIKGMLAGIGIIIILKQIPHAVGDDKDYMGDESFDQPDKLNTFEELWYAVNNPTLGAVLITVACLLLMLLWERPFIQRNNWLRYIPGPLLAVALGVLMALGFSGAPTLAIGPEHYVPLPDLTDLGSYAFPSFTLIGTGTFWTVALTIAVVASIETLLCVEATDKLDPHKRITPANRELFAQGAGNVVSGLLGGLPLTQVIVRSSANIQSGGRTKLSSIMHGLWLLVAVFSIAGLLRMVPLASLAAVLLLVGYKLAKPSLFRSMWSQGLPQFVPFVVTVGFMAVTNDLLRGVALGLAMAFVHILWKNFKVPFHYDPNRYKPGMPIYIELSEDVTFLNKAGIKRTLHEIPEGARVVIDGGRSMDLDPDVREIIYDFAGTCAERKIRLQLMNMPAPPGEAQRPAPTMLATTRP